GCCGCCGGCTTCGGCGTCTCCACGCAGTGGAAGTAGCTCTGCCCAGGGCTATCCACTGAGTTATCCACAGCGGTTTTCCACATGGGGAAAAGAAAGACGATCTGTGGATAACTCATCGGGCGTTGACGCCGGTGTGACTGGCCTACCGGCCCCCATACACCAGTTCGCCCGCTGGCTGACCTGCGAAAACACATCCGAGCGACAGGGGGCACAGCTGTGCCCGCACGCGATGCACAAGATCCGCCACAGGCTGTGGACAACGGTTCGGTATCAGGTGAGCTGAGCGGTCCTGACCAGCGTGAGTACCACCACGACGGCGAGTACGACCGCACAGGTGCCGTACTGGACGAGTGCGCGCTTCTCGCGCGGCGCGTGCACCATGGCGTAGCCGGTGACGACGCCGGCGACCAGGCCGCCGATGTGGGCCTGCCAGGCGATGTTGAAGCCCGGGTAGAAAGTGATGATCAGGTTGATCACCAGCATGGCGACCAGCGGGCGCAGGTCGTAGTTGAGCCGGCGCATCAGCACGCCGGTCGCGCCGAAGAGGCCGAAGATCGCTCCGGAGGCGCCGAGCGAGGGCGCGTTGGGTTCGGCCAGCAGATAGGTGAGCGCGCTGCCGGCCAGGCCCGAGACGAAGTACAGCGCGAGATAGCGGGCGCGGCCGAGGGCGGCTTCCAGGGGGCCGCCGATCCACCACAGGCTGAGCATGTTGAACAGGATGTGGGCGTAGCCGCCGTGCAGGAACATCGCGGTCAGCATGCGGTAGTACTGGCCCTCGGCGATGCCCTCGATCGGGCCGAACAGGGAGTACTGGGCCCGGCCGATCAGCTCGAACTTGTCGGTGAAGCTGTTGCCCAGGGAGAGCTGTA
Above is a genomic segment from Streptomyces fodineus containing:
- a CDS encoding rhomboid family intramembrane serine protease; its protein translation is MEQAEGSTQDAHRVPVCYRHPDRETGVRCTRCERPICPECMVSASVGFQCPECVRGGSGTGHAATASQPRTLAGGTVTADPRLLTKVLIGINLAVYLVQLSLGNSFTDKFELIGRAQYSLFGPIEGIAEGQYYRMLTAMFLHGGYAHILFNMLSLWWIGGPLEAALGRARYLALYFVSGLAGSALTYLLAEPNAPSLGASGAIFGLFGATGVLMRRLNYDLRPLVAMLVINLIITFYPGFNIAWQAHIGGLVAGVVTGYAMVHAPREKRALVQYGTCAVVLAVVVVLTLVRTAQLT